The Lipingzhangella halophila genome segment GCGACCGGGCGCGGTTCCTCGATGAGAGCGAGCGCATTGAGCCTCGCGGCCTCTCGTCCGGCTGGGGTGGCCTGGAAGACGCGGCGCGACTTCGCGGCAGCGGGAGCCTCGGGCACATGGACCAGACCGCGCTTCTCCAGCTTGGTCAGCAAGTAGTAGATCGACGAGAATCCGATGTCTGTCCACTGCCGGATACCGCGGCGCTCGATCACCTGTTCCAGGTCGTAGCCATGTTGAGGGCGTTCGATGAGCAAACCGAGGACGGTCAGCTCAGCCCGGGTCAGTTCCACATCGGTATTCTAGCACTAGAATACCGAGGCGTATCCAGCTCGGCGAGCGGACGAGCCACACTCGTGGAGTACTCCGGTGCGCCCGCGCGCGACCGGTCTGCCGAAGCCGGTACGCGGCCGGATGTGCGGCGGCAAGAGGGGCGCTGCCCTAAGATGACCACCATGAGTTCCCAAGGGCGGCGCCGGATCGACGAGATCAGCGAGGAGAGCCGCCGCCGCATTCTGGACGCAGCCGAAGAGCTGTTCGCCGAGCGCGGGTTCGACCGCACGTCCTTCGTCGACATCTCCGAGCGCTCGGGCATCAGCCGCGGCTCCATCCCGTGGCACTTCAAGAACAAAGAAGGTCTCGTGATGGCCGTTGTCGAGCGCACGATCGACCGCGTGATGCCCCCGGAGCGCTACCAGTCCGTGCCGGCGTTCGCCGAGGTGTTCGACGACTCCACCGCATTGGTGCGCGGCGACAATTCGGCGCTGCTGTTCATGATCTTGGCCGAAGCCATCAGCGGCACGCGGGGTGTCCACGCCCAGTACCAGGAGTTCCTCGCCCGGCGGCGCGACGGCCTTGAGCTCTTGCTGCGCGCACGACGCCCCGAAAACGCGGATCCCGAGACCGCGTCGAAGCAGGAGCGCGCCTTCGCCGCAGCACTCAACGGAGCGCTCCTCGGGATCCACCTCCAGGCGCACATCGACCCCGACAGCTTCGAACTCGACGAGGCCCTGCAGTCGGTCGCGGCCCTGTTCGACAAGAACCTCGCCGACATCTGGTCCACCCCGCCGGCCTCCGCCGGATAGGTGAGTCTTCGCCGCGGAGGGTGGCGAGACACAGGCACGGCGCGAGGTCGGCCCCGCGCCGTGCGTCCGTGTCCGCGATGTGCTGTATCCCCGGTGGCTTGCCCGGACGGTCCGATCGAGCGCTTCCTGGTCAGAAAGCCCCGTCGGCGGCCGGAGCCGGTATGGATTCGAGGAGGCCCGCCATCCGCTTCTCCACATAGGGCCGCATCACGTCGTCGGTGTGGATCCACAGCGACCGGGCCTCCATGCCGGCGATGACCATCTCGCCGACGGAGTCGATGCTGGCGCCCCCCTTGAGGAACGCCTCGGCGTCCTTGAGGGCGCCGCCTCTCCCACCCAGGGAAACGCCTTCCTCCGCTGACCGGGTGTT includes the following:
- a CDS encoding PadR family transcriptional regulator; the encoded protein is MELTRAELTVLGLLIERPQHGYDLEQVIERRGIRQWTDIGFSSIYYLLTKLEKRGLVHVPEAPAAAKSRRVFQATPAGREAARLNALALIEEPRPVAHPLLVGVANLPLLSEREYVQALGTRLARVEERIAAVQEAQQKQAPLPLPAREVFSYSLSLLEAERSWLASRVQVPDDGQD
- a CDS encoding TetR/AcrR family transcriptional regulator encodes the protein MSSQGRRRIDEISEESRRRILDAAEELFAERGFDRTSFVDISERSGISRGSIPWHFKNKEGLVMAVVERTIDRVMPPERYQSVPAFAEVFDDSTALVRGDNSALLFMILAEAISGTRGVHAQYQEFLARRRDGLELLLRARRPENADPETASKQERAFAAALNGALLGIHLQAHIDPDSFELDEALQSVAALFDKNLADIWSTPPASAG